The window GCTATACCCTGTCTACGCTTGCCCGCCCTGTTGTCGCATTGGCCCTGGCGCCTTGGCACGTCTTGATGGTGCGATTTGCAGATCGCCTGGGCAAAGGGTTACGGACCCCGCCCAGGGACGCCCTGATCGCCGCCTCGACCGACATGGCGATCCGCGGCCGGGCCTATGGGTTCCACCGCTCGATGGATCATCTGGGGGCGGTTGGCGGCCCAGCCTTGGCCTATGCGCTTCTGCTGCTCCTGGGCGATCGGCTTCGAACGCTCTTCCTGCTCGCCGCCATCCCCGGCATCCTCTCGGTCCTTATTCTTATGCTCCGGGTCAGGGAGGCACAGGTCGGTCCGGTCGCGGCCGCCACAGAACCGCGCCGCGCAGGGAGGCTTGACAGCCAACTCACGCGCTTCCTGTTGGTCGTGACGCTGTTCACGCTGGGCAACTCCAGCGACGCGTTCCTGCTGCTGCGAGCCCAGGAGGTGGGGATCGCAGCCATCCACCTCCCGCTCCTCTGGATGTTCTTCAGCCTGGTCAAGGCTGCGACAGGGTTGCCGGGTGGGATGCTGTCGGACCTGCGGGGGCGACGGGGCGGGATCATCGCCGGGTGGCTGGTGTACGCCCTGGCCTACCTGGGGTTTGGCGCCGCCGGCCAACCCTGGCATATCTGGGTGTTATTGGGATTCTATGGCTTGTACTTCGGACTGACCGAAGGGGGTGAACGGGCGCTGATCGCCGACTTGGTTCCCCCGGACCGCCAGGCCTCCGCCTTTGGCCTCTTTCACGCCTGTATCGGGATCGCCGCCCTACCCAGCAGCCTGCTGATGGGCTATCTCTATCAGACCTTCGGCGCGGGACCGGCGTTCACCGTCGGTGCCGTCCTGGCTGGCCTGGCAGCCCTCCTACTCCTTCTGCTGCTTCGGCCTCCGTCCTCTTCGACCTGAATGAACGCGGGGGGTTTTGAGATACGGTGTCTGTCTACATGACCCGCCAGAGCCTTATGACATATTGTAAGAAAGCCGATTTCATGTTATGTTATTAACATATTATTTATATCATCTAAATGTACTTGACTATAATGTATTATAATGTTATATCTGTTACCATGACAATCTATACTATATGATATTATTGGATAGTATAGCATAGTTCATTCAACTCAGGATGCCATGGAACGGCTGCTTAAGAGTCTCTCCGCTGTCATGGATGGTTCGGCGGCGGCGCAGTCCTCTACCCCGGACCAGCTTCTCGGGACCGTTCTCGATGAGGTCTTGAAGGCGGTTGATGACGCGGTTCTGGGCTGGATTTGTCTGACGCGCGGTCCATTTGACCACGTGAACCGACTTGCCATTACCGCGTCCTCGCAGGACTCGATCTGCCTCGCGGCTGTGAGACCCGCCGACAAGGAGACGTCGATAGCCGCGTCGGTTATCTGCCCGGATTGTCCCTGTCGTCGCCTTCTCGCCGACGTCGATCCGCCTCCCAAATATAGCACCATCGAGCACCGTCCGCAGTTGACCCTGTCCGGATCGAAGGTCGGCGCTCACGCGTGCGTACCCCTCTTCGTGCAGAATCGCCCGATCGGGGTGCTGAATCTCGCCAAGGCGGGATCCGCGGCCTTCTCCAACATTGAACGGCTGTTCCTTCAGGCTGTCGCGAGTCAGTTGAGCACTGCCCTGGAAAATGCCGGCCTGATCAGTGAGACACAGGTCAGACTGAAAGAGACACAGACGCTGCTCGAAGTCAGTTACTCCGCCAACTCCACCCTGGATCTGCAGGAGGCTGTCCGACGCATCGCGCGGGCAGTCACCCAGGTCCTCTCGGCCGATACCGCCGGCGCCTATCTGTTAGACAGCAACGACGGGCAACTCCATCCGTTTGCCGGTTATCATCTGCCGAAACACCTCCTGGAGCCGCTCAGCAGGACGCATATTCCCGTAAAAGGATTTCAATTTGTCGAAGAGGCGTTCACGGCGAAGGCGGCCGTCTACACCAGTAATACCAATACGGATAGTCGATTCGACCACTCGGTGTTTCGCATTTTCTCAGCCAGATCAGGTCTTTTTGTCCCGATGCTTGTGAAGGACGTCATCATTGGCGGACTCTTCGTCATCTGGTGGGAGCGAGAGCACCACTTTACGAAAGAAGAGGTGCGGTTAGTTGATGCTATCGCTCGCCAGACGGCGGTCGCCATCGAGAACGCCAAGCTGTTTGAGGAGGCTCAAACACATGCGCTGGCGGCCAAGGCCTCAGAAAAGAAGTATCGGCTGCTGGCCGATCATGTCCGCGACGTCATCTACGCGCTGGACGCCGAAGGTCGGTTTACATACGTCAACCCAGGGGTACGGGCGTTGCTCGGCTATACGCCGGAAGAGCTGTTGGGCCGCTCCTGTACGGATATTCTCACATCGACAAGCCAGCGGCAGATTTTAGAGATCTTTACCCGGGCGGCCAAGGGCACCGATCCGTTCAACTTCTATGAGCTCGATATGGTGAAGAAAGAGGATGCCGCGCTGGTTCCGTTCGAGATCGGGATGGTGACCATTCGGAATGCCTTTGGCCAAGTCACCGGCTGGCATGGCATCGCCAGGGATATCACAGAACGAAAGCAGTTAGAGCACCAGCTTCTTCGGGCGGAGCGGCTGCGCGCGTTGGGTGAGATGGCGTCCGGCGTCGCCCACAACTTTAACAACGTCCTCGGAGCCATTCTGGGTCGCGCTCAGATTCTGCGTCGGGCCGTCCATGAGGCGGATGCGCAGCGGGGGCTGGAAGCGATCGAAAAGGCGGCGTTGGATGGGGCCAATATGGTTCGCCGCCTGCAACATTTTACACGCCAACGGCGAGAGGAAGAGTTTTTTCCGGTGGATCTCAATCAGGTGGTCAGAGACGTCCTGGCCATCACCGAGACCAAGTGGAAAGACGAGGCCAATCTCGTCGGGACCACCATCACGGTCGCGACCAACTACGACCAGGTCTCCTCTGTCATGGGCAACATCTCGGAACTCCGCGAGGTCCTGACCAATCTGATCTTTAACGCCGTAGAGGCGATGCCGAACGGCGGTACGCTGACCTTGACGACCGAAGAGGTCGGCGGGTGGGTCTGCGCCAGCGTATCGGATACCGGGATCGGGATGTCCAGCGAGGTGAAGGCCAGAATGTTCGATCCGTTCTTCACCACAAAGGGGATGAAGGGAACCGGACTTGGACTAAACGTGTCGTATGGCATCATCAAAGGACACCGTGGCGAGATCACTGTACAGAGTCAGACAGGACAAGGCACCACGGTACTGATTAAGCTGCCGATTGTCTCCGAGCTTCTGTCGGCGCCCCAACTTCAAGCGACGCCGTCTGTCAAACCGGGACGCATCCTGGTGATTGACGATGATGACATGATCCGAGAGCTCCTGTCCGAACTGCTCGAGACGGCCGGGCATACCGTCGCTCACGCAGGGGGCGGGCGGGAAGGGATCCGGTTGTTCCAGCAGGGGAACTTCGATCTTGTGCTGACCGACCTGGGAATGCCCGAGTGTACCGGTTGGGACGTCGCATCGGCCATCAAGAAGATCGCCCCACGCACACCCATTGCCCTGATTACCGGGTGGGGGCTGACACTTGATCGAACGAAGCTGAAAGAGACCGGAGTTGATCTGGTCTTGAACAAGCCGTTCCAGGTCGCCGAGGTCATGGCGCTCGTCGCAGAGGGGTTGGAGCTGCGCGAAAAAATCTAGCCGAGCAGGCGCAAGCGCCCGCTCGGCTAGATTCCCCCTACGCTGTATCAATTGGCCCGCTTGACAAGCCATTCTGAGATGATAGGCCAGATCTCCTGCCGGGCCGGGCGGCTCGTCATGATCCGCGCATGGCTATAATCTTCGGCATACCCTTCGGATTTCGCGCAGAGCACCATCTGCTTGTCCAGCGCCCCTAACGCATTGTAGAGCCGCCGACACCCCTGATACGGAGCGATGAACCGGTCGCCTCCTCCAGCGAAACAGAGCGCGGGAACCTCAATCCTGCCGAGCCCATCAAGATAGTCAAACCCATCATGTCCGGTCCAGCGGCCGTTCCAATTCCAGCGAAACCACTGATTCATCACATCGCGGAATTCGTTCTGCGGTCCCAGTTTGAATAACGGTCCCGGCGTATGGCCGATGAGATTATTGCCCACGGCGCTCAGGGCGATCTTCGCCCAACCCGACCAGGTGACCCCCGCATCCGTTGCCTGACTGGCCAGCGTAACGATCCCCCCGACCTGCCCGCACGCTTCAGGATGTCTCGCCAGATACATCAGAGACACAAGACCGCCTCCGCTGTGTCCGATCCAGAACAGTCGCTTCTGCTGTGTATGTTGCCGTACGGCGCCGAGCGCCGCCGGTACGTCGAACTCGCTGAAACGCTCGAAGTCCGGGTGGACCGGCCCAACCTCGCTTCGCCCATGGCCTCTCAGTTCCAGGATCCAGCAGTCAAAGCCGTTGTCGGCGAGGTAGGTCGCCAGTCTCGCGCACGTCTGGGCGTTTGAAAAGGTCCCATGCGTGAGCAGGACGGGAGCATCGTGCCAGACCTCGCCGCGAATCCGCAGCAGCGAGAGTTCCACATGATCGCTGGCCGGTTCTCGATACCATGCGAGTTCCGGAGATAGGCGTTGCCGTGGCGCGATGAATCGACTCTCGGGAGCGACACCGCGAGACCCTCTCTCCAGTTCCGCGCCGGGGACGGATGCCGGCGCACCCTGCTCTTGTTGAGCGGCTTCGCGATGGGAGAGCGGCTGCACCAACGACAACACGTCTTCCTTCGCGCGCAGCGCCGAGGATTTGCCCTTCCGCATTTCCTCCGTCCGCTCATGCGCGAGCAAGCCCTGGATCAGAGGGGTATAGAAGACTCCATCCCCCACCAGCGTCACCTTTTCGCGATCGATCTCCGCCCATCCTTTGTCGACAAGCGCCTGCCAGATATCGGCGTACTCCTCAAGAAGGTCGAACCTGAAAAGCTCATTGTACAGCGCGACGTCCACGCTCATGCTCTGCAGCATCTGGAACAGCGTGGCAATTCCCAGGTCCTTGTGTGTGTAATGGAATCCCCGTTCGATCGGAAATCGGCTTTCGTCAAGACGGCCGCAATACTCTTCCGCGCTCGTAGAGTTCATATAGATCCACCCAGGCATTTCCGGGGTGCCTGGAAAATAGGTGACGCCGGCGAACCCCCAGCCCCACATGTCGCACCCGACAATCCCGCGGTCCGTGTCGCGTATAAAAGCCCTCCGCATATTTTCCTCGAATAGATACTCGCCCGACCGTCCCGTCGCACATTTCTCCCAGTCGTAGGCGGTCGCCTGTCGATACCCATGGCTCTCCAGAAACTGCTTGGAGACGCGATACATCTCGAGATTCTGTTCAGTCGAAGGGAGCTCGTCGCGGCGGTGGCGCGCGAAATCGGTCCGACCGGCCACATTCAACTCGTAATGCGTAATATGACGGACGCCCGTGCGGACAATGGCTTCCAGATCCTTCAGCATCAACTCAGTCGTTTGCCTCGGCCATCCGAAGATGAGATCGACGCTGCTTCGGAGCCCCAATTCCTCGCACCACTGGAGCGTCTGAAACGCATGTTTGGCCTTCTGCTTCCGGCCGCTCAGCTTGATCATCTCATCATCGAGCTGCTGTACGCCCATGCTGATCCGGTTGATTCCGGCTGCCTTCATGGCAGCCAGCTTCTCCCTGGTAAAAAGCTGAGGAATCCCTTCCAGCGTAATTTCGATGTCGGCAGGCATCGTGGGGAAGACCCCTCGGACGATCTGCATGAGTTTCATGTAGTCGTCCGGCTTGTAGAGGTTTGACGTTCCCCCCCCGAAATAGATACTGGCGGGTTGCTCGTCTTCGAAAAATTGTTGATACCGTCGCCCTTCCGCCACCAGATACTTCAAGTACGTATCAAGTTGATGTTGCCCTCGATATTCCTCGCTGGGAAACAGACAGTAGCCGCACCGTTCGGGATTGGTGGGAAGGCAGTAGGGCGTGCCGACATATACATTAAGCCGCTTTGGTATGGCCGCGCTTGCCATCCTTCGCTCGATCATCACCTCCTTCACCGACATATCCCGATCAAGCCAAAAGAGCGGGGACGGGTGGGCGTGCAGAACCCTGTTGCTCTGTCGCCGCGTGCGCTGCTTCTCGATGGTATCGTGGACCGCCTGAACTTGACTACCGTACACTGCCTGAGCGCCAACGCTGTTCATGCTGTCTCCTCCCTTTGTATGGCCCGACCTCCGACATGGAGGACCGGGGATGGCTGGGTGTGCCCTGTTCGAGCGCCGAGTAACACCTTCCAGTATCGATCAGGTGGAGTGACGTTTTTTGTTGGGTGGCGTTGTGAAGTCGTGACAGAAACCGCCTCACAATGATGTGACTGATCTATGTAGCTAGGCAGAATGTGTCACGCGCGACGCAGTTTTCGACTTTGACAAATAAAGTGTATGCGTAGATGCAATATTGGTGCTACATATGGCTAGTTCGCATACATTTATAGCGAATTGATGCGGATATATCAGATATGGACGTAGTTAAGCGCTGACAGGCTGTTTAAGTGCGCCTTGGGGTGAGCATACAATTGCGGATCGGAATGAACCGAACAGATACCAGATAAAAGAAACGGGAGGAGTTAGGGGGACGCTTAACCCGGGAGGAACTCCGGGCGGACTCGCGTGGTGATCACGCCCTGCTCCCACGCCTGTTGCAGGAGATGTTCAAGGCCTCGCCTGCTTTCCTGATTCCAGGCGCGAGTGTCCTCATTAACATACATGCCGACAAATCGGTCAGCCAACGCCGCCTCCAGGCCGCGGCCAAACTGCATGGCATATTGGAGTGCGTCCTGTCGGTGAGCCAAGCCATAGTCGATGCTGGCCTGAAGATATCCCGACACTTCCAGACAACACGACTCGCCAAGATCCTTGCGGATCGCGTTCGCCCCGAGCGGCAGCGGTAGCCCGGTCAGCTCGTGCCACCAGGCGCCGAGGTCCAGCAGCTTGGTGAAACCGGCGGCCTCGAAGGTGAGTTGACCCTCGTGTATGACCAGTGCGGCATCCGCCTCGCCGCGCTCGACGGCGTCGAAGACCTGGTCAAAAGGGACGTCAACGGCCTGGAACTCACTCAGGTACAGCCGCAGCGCAAGGAATGCCGTCGTCGATTTACCGGGGACGGCGATCCGCTTACCGCGAAGATCGGCGGGATCGAGCCTCTGCTTCGCCACGACGATCGGTCCATAGTTCCGTCCGATGCTGGCGCCGTGGGGCAACAGGATGTAGCGGTCGGCCACATAGGCGTAGGCATGAACCGAAAGTGCCGTCACCTCCAGTCTGCCTTCCAGCGCCCAACTATTCAGCGTATCGATCGCTTCGAGGACATGTTGGAAGCGATATCGACCGGTGTGCAGTCGCTCCTTGGCCAAGGCGTAAAACATGAATGCATCATCCGGATCCGGACTATGTCCGACCCGGATGAGATGTGTCTCCATATGCC of the Candidatus Methylomirabilis lanthanidiphila genome contains:
- a CDS encoding MFS transporter, whose translation is MSASRPTDSGSEGVRRFGLSRNVVALGLVSMLTDVSSEMIYPLLPLFLTSVLGAGQTFVGLVEGIAESAASVTKLLSGWLSDRLGRRKELVVVGYTLSTLARPVVALALAPWHVLMVRFADRLGKGLRTPPRDALIAASTDMAIRGRAYGFHRSMDHLGAVGGPALAYALLLLLGDRLRTLFLLAAIPGILSVLILMLRVREAQVGPVAAATEPRRAGRLDSQLTRFLLVVTLFTLGNSSDAFLLLRAQEVGIAAIHLPLLWMFFSLVKAATGLPGGMLSDLRGRRGGIIAGWLVYALAYLGFGAAGQPWHIWVLLGFYGLYFGLTEGGERALIADLVPPDRQASAFGLFHACIGIAALPSSLLMGYLYQTFGAGPAFTVGAVLAGLAALLLLLLLRPPSSST
- a CDS encoding Histidine kinase; this translates as MERLLKSLSAVMDGSAAAQSSTPDQLLGTVLDEVLKAVDDAVLGWICLTRGPFDHVNRLAITASSQDSICLAAVRPADKETSIAASVICPDCPCRRLLADVDPPPKYSTIEHRPQLTLSGSKVGAHACVPLFVQNRPIGVLNLAKAGSAAFSNIERLFLQAVASQLSTALENAGLISETQVRLKETQTLLEVSYSANSTLDLQEAVRRIARAVTQVLSADTAGAYLLDSNDGQLHPFAGYHLPKHLLEPLSRTHIPVKGFQFVEEAFTAKAAVYTSNTNTDSRFDHSVFRIFSARSGLFVPMLVKDVIIGGLFVIWWEREHHFTKEEVRLVDAIARQTAVAIENAKLFEEAQTHALAAKASEKKYRLLADHVRDVIYALDAEGRFTYVNPGVRALLGYTPEELLGRSCTDILTSTSQRQILEIFTRAAKGTDPFNFYELDMVKKEDAALVPFEIGMVTIRNAFGQVTGWHGIARDITERKQLEHQLLRAERLRALGEMASGVAHNFNNVLGAILGRAQILRRAVHEADAQRGLEAIEKAALDGANMVRRLQHFTRQRREEEFFPVDLNQVVRDVLAITETKWKDEANLVGTTITVATNYDQVSSVMGNISELREVLTNLIFNAVEAMPNGGTLTLTTEEVGGWVCASVSDTGIGMSSEVKARMFDPFFTTKGMKGTGLGLNVSYGIIKGHRGEITVQSQTGQGTTVLIKLPIVSELLSAPQLQATPSVKPGRILVIDDDDMIRELLSELLETAGHTVAHAGGGREGIRLFQQGNFDLVLTDLGMPECTGWDVASAIKKIAPRTPIALITGWGLTLDRTKLKETGVDLVLNKPFQVAEVMALVAEGLELREKI
- a CDS encoding Coproporphyrinogen dehydrogenase, translating into MNSVGAQAVYGSQVQAVHDTIEKQRTRRQSNRVLHAHPSPLFWLDRDMSVKEVMIERRMASAAIPKRLNVYVGTPYCLPTNPERCGYCLFPSEEYRGQHQLDTYLKYLVAEGRRYQQFFEDEQPASIYFGGGTSNLYKPDDYMKLMQIVRGVFPTMPADIEITLEGIPQLFTREKLAAMKAAGINRISMGVQQLDDEMIKLSGRKQKAKHAFQTLQWCEELGLRSSVDLIFGWPRQTTELMLKDLEAIVRTGVRHITHYELNVAGRTDFARHRRDELPSTEQNLEMYRVSKQFLESHGYRQATAYDWEKCATGRSGEYLFEENMRRAFIRDTDRGIVGCDMWGWGFAGVTYFPGTPEMPGWIYMNSTSAEEYCGRLDESRFPIERGFHYTHKDLGIATLFQMLQSMSVDVALYNELFRFDLLEEYADIWQALVDKGWAEIDREKVTLVGDGVFYTPLIQGLLAHERTEEMRKGKSSALRAKEDVLSLVQPLSHREAAQQEQGAPASVPGAELERGSRGVAPESRFIAPRQRLSPELAWYREPASDHVELSLLRIRGEVWHDAPVLLTHGTFSNAQTCARLATYLADNGFDCWILELRGHGRSEVGPVHPDFERFSEFDVPAALGAVRQHTQQKRLFWIGHSGGGLVSLMYLARHPEACGQVGGIVTLASQATDAGVTWSGWAKIALSAVGNNLIGHTPGPLFKLGPQNEFRDVMNQWFRWNWNGRWTGHDGFDYLDGLGRIEVPALCFAGGGDRFIAPYQGCRRLYNALGALDKQMVLCAKSEGYAEDYSHARIMTSRPARQEIWPIISEWLVKRAN
- a CDS encoding ABC transporter substrate-binding protein, with translation METHLIRVGHSPDPDDAFMFYALAKERLHTGRYRFQHVLEAIDTLNSWALEGRLEVTALSVHAYAYVADRYILLPHGASIGRNYGPIVVAKQRLDPADLRGKRIAVPGKSTTAFLALRLYLSEFQAVDVPFDQVFDAVERGEADAALVIHEGQLTFEAAGFTKLLDLGAWWHELTGLPLPLGANAIRKDLGESCCLEVSGYLQASIDYGLAHRQDALQYAMQFGRGLEAALADRFVGMYVNEDTRAWNQESRRGLEHLLQQAWEQGVITTRVRPEFLPG